A window of the Helianthus annuus cultivar XRQ/B chromosome 4, HanXRQr2.0-SUNRISE, whole genome shotgun sequence genome harbors these coding sequences:
- the LOC110933425 gene encoding synaptic defective enhancer 1-like, producing MSSSPPPAGSHRLHRCRHHPPLLPPTTVTTRRCHQPPPLPPPITTVAATTTTTAATNHHRRPPSPPPPPLVAAATTHRRLRHHPPPPPTYNYPQSLLSTTTTHC from the coding sequence ATGTCATCGTCACCTCCACCCGCAGGCAGTCACCGCCTCCACCGTTgtcgccaccacccaccactgtTACCACCCACCACTGTTACCACCCGCCGCTGCCACCAACCACCGCCGCTGCCGCCACCCATCACCACTGTTGccgccacaaccaccaccaccgccgccaccaaccaccaccgACGGCCGCCgtcaccgcctccaccgccactcGTTGCTGCCGCCACCACCCATCGTCGCctccgccaccacccaccaccgccacccaccTATAACTACCCACAATCGCTACTATCGACCACCACCACTCACTGCTGA